The genomic DNA GCCGAAGCCCACGGCTATGTCTTGATCAAGCTGCGCCTAGACTGGAACGCCCTATGGGATGCGAGTCCCTGGCCGGCCGACAACGCCGCGATGCGCAGCTACCTCCAGCAGAATCCCGAATACCAAGCGCTCTTCGTGCTCGATCTCGACGACGGCTCGGTGCCGTTCATCGCCCACGTCGGGCACGGGGGCTTCGGCGACGGCGGGTATCTGCCGATGGGACCGCAGCCCGTCGTCAAGCGTTTTTCCAATGGCCAAGAACTCGTCTATATCGTCATCCGTGGCCGTGAGTGCGCTCCTAACGACTCAACTTGTGATGGCCGCTGGGATTCTCATCTCGGAGAGATGGTGCTCGACTATATCTTTGGCGGCCACTGGGAGGCGGGCATCGCGCATCGCATCGTAGACAGATCGCCCGCGCGCGGCACATTCGCCAATCCCATCGTGACTGAGAACTTACCCCACATCGTCACGTCGCAGGACGTGGACGTCTGCGGCACGGGCTTCAGCGCCACGCACTACTGCGAGCAAGGGCTGATCAATACGCGCAACTGGCCCGGAGGATTCTATA from Anaerolineae bacterium includes the following:
- a CDS encoding pyrrolo-quinoline quinone; translation: AEAHGYVLIKLRLDWNALWDASPWPADNAAMRSYLQQNPEYQALFVLDLDDGSVPFIAHVGHGGFGDGGYLPMGPQPVVKRFSNGQELVYIVIRGRECAPNDSTCDGRWDSHLGEMVLDYIFGGHWEAGIAHRIVDRSPARGTFANPIVTENLPHIVTSQDVDVCGTGFSATHYCEQGLINTRNWPGGFYIYWQQGAVYDQYWSEYATWVVSNNTIYFVSTDGAVVALESAAPQQTGASFRVERTTGNVY